The following are from one region of the Plasmodium gaboni strain SY75 chromosome 12, whole genome shotgun sequence genome:
- a CDS encoding CPW-WPC family protein, whose translation IAEKVKRQLQKAAESLELGNPNDEMCEINYSKLCPEDWIDMGDGISCLSPLNYKGPCEKKVIFRNATAKSKYNFSLNCNVSWPCTKICIEDFSKKCPENWIYNIENNICEAPKNYAGKCIREKNFDHYSPSEKKIWTQICDINWSCYDKNYNFNILCPLNWKNNPDNKTCSAPISYMGPCNHILYLYNFSDKDKITISHKCNVEWPVHEXXXXXXXXXXGWHIVDIKDNICQIPLSYNGPCKQNKESTNNMENIKNLKNMKNMKNIKNINNMNNINNVVSFKNFSKEQKYHYSQRCNVQWPLENGNIIQNDHSFCPYNWILINEEEHICVAPIEYEGPCENIFSFKNYTAHMKFTWASACNVIFTDTINAYVKLGSRNKQRRNQKIFGGTLKDKNISNIIQISLKNGPMNNIGHVFNYDDEKVNMEEKKTKIIKNNNNNNNNNIINNNHIDDEINLNNLIVTNSTITDLILLKETSDDQQLKEEIDEIIKKFKQGQSTTYTKKNHNIENMKSNNMVNRNNFSFIQIGEPNKYNAHHDKLKRKEKKKYIHMNKNIHMNKNIHMNKNIHMNKNIHTNKNIHTNNNTKLNDNVRKEHNKEAPILYNNTDNINEIKNLYENYKIEKENNPYHIYDNLNPICQNKNYNICPIGWTYINHKKCLAPKSYISKFLRTCNSILNLDDIVKTIYDVTHDLSFVSIDKKKGEMLEKKCNLKFPCLECERDYVRVNCPLGWTDLGDGKCKCPSDYPLYLKNLCGIIVNFKYASPLFKKNWSYLCKSDWPCFSSCEKDYGKICPIGYKIINERNEKNNEHIFICTNENWKDYKNGNNYLVNTTNYIQNRNLCHVIEIYNSMLLKKEIEKKCNVTWPCIDKCEENFYQTCPYNWIFKDNKCIAPYYYVPPKGCSYSFDILSFSNFDKFLYSNKCFAPWPCKDNCQPDWTKPCPQNWTLKKVKDKLSNVTINVRSDNEHSIDMDNSVDTDDNGDNEHSIGSDNNNDIGNNFDHNNSYYNYHSDDNNNNNNNNNIDELKDKTHSTFICFPPSSYKGPCNQPNDLTNFTFLQKQDFSFRCNVQWSCGSSSHFSRHWQTEQIYDDINFKKRNTLKFYNSFHSSSYIKYKDAFF comes from the coding sequence TCATCGCGGAAAAAGTCAAGAGACAACTACAAAAAGCTGCCGAAAGTTTAGAACTAGGGAACCCAAATGATGAAATGTGTGAAATAAACTATTCAAAATTATGCCCAGAAGATTGGATTGATATGGGGGATGGTATAAGTTGTCTTAGTCCTTTAAACTATAAGGGTCCAtgtgaaaaaaaagtaatattTAGAAATGCAACTGCTAaaagtaaatataatttctCTCTTAATTGTAATGTATCTTGGCCTTGTACTAAAATTTGTATTGAAgatttttcaaaaaaatgTCCAGAAAATTggatatataatattgaaaataatatatgtgaaGCACCAAAAAATTATGCAGGTAAATGTATTAGAGAAAAAAACTTTGATCATTATTCTCCATCTGAAAAAAAGATATGGACACAAATATGTGATATAAATTGGAGTTGttatgataaaaattataattttaatatattatgtcCATTGAATTGGAAAAATAATCCAGATAACAAAACATGTTCTGCACCTATTTCTTATATGGGACCTTGTAAtcatattctttatttatataatttcagtgataaagataaaattaCCATATCTCATAAATGTAATGTTGAATGGCCAGTACATGAANNNNNNNNNNNNNNNNNNNNNNNNNNNNTTGGTTGGCATATAGtagatataaaagataatatttGTCAAATACCTTTATCATATAATGGTCCATGtaaacaaaataaagaaagcacaaataatatggaaaatataaaaaatttaaaaaatatgaaaaatatgaaaaatataaaaaatattaataatatgaataacataaataatgtagtatcttttaaaaattttagtaaggaacaaaaatatcattattCTCAAAGATGTAATGTTCAATGGCCATTAGAAAATGGaaatataattcaaaaTGATCATTCGTTTTGTCCTTATAATTGGATTCttataaatgaagaagaacATATTTGTGTAGCTCCAATAGAATATGAAGGTCCATGCGAAAATATTTTCTCCTTCAAAAATTATACTGCACATATGAAATTTACATGGGCATCTGCTTGTAATGTCATTTTTACGGATACAATAAATGCCTATGTAAAACTAGGAAGCAGAAATAAGCAAAGGAGAAATCAGAAAATATTTGGTGGTACATTAAAAgacaaaaatatttctaatataatacaaattaGTCTTAAAAATGGACCCATGAATAATATTGGACACGTGTTtaattatgatgatgaaaagGTTAATATGGaagagaaaaaaacaaaaataataaaaaataataataacaataataataataatatcattaataataatcatattgatgatgaaataaatttaaacAACCTTATTGTAACCAATAGCACAATTACAGATTTAATTCTATTAAAAGAAACATCTGATGATCAACAActaaaagaagaaatagatgaaataataaaaaaattcaaaCAAGGACAAAGTACTActtatacaaaaaaaaatcataatatagaaaatatgaaatCTAACAACATGGTTAATAggaataatttttcatttattcAAATTGGAGAACCAAACAAATATAATGCGCATCatgataaattaaaaagaaaagaaaagaaaaaatatatacatatgaataaaaatatacatatgaataaaaatatacatatgaataaaaatatacatatgaataaaaatatacatacgaataaaaatatacatacGAATAATAACACAAAGCTTAATGATAATGTAAGAAAAGAACATAACAAAGAGGCCCctattttatataataatacagataacataaatgaaataaaaaatttatatgaaaattataaaatagaaaaagaaaacaatCCTTACCATATTTATGATAACCTTAATCCTATATgtcaaaataaaaattataatatatgtcCTATTGGATGGacttatataaatcataaaaaatgtttagCTCcaaaatcatatatatcaaaatttttaaGAACATGTAATTCTATATTAAATTTAGATGATATAGTAAAAACTATTTATGATGTAACACATGATTTATCATTTGTTAGtattgataaaaaaaaaggagaaatgttagaaaaaaaatgtaatttaaaatttcCATGTTTAGAATGTGAAAGAGATTATGTAAGAGTTAATTGTCCTTTGGGTTGGACAGATTTAGGAGATGGTAAATGTAAATGTCCATCAGATTATCCTTTATATCTTAAAAATTTATGTGGTATTATTgtaaattttaaatatgcaagtccattatttaaaaaaaattggaGTTATTTATGTAAATCTGATTGGCCTTGCTTTTCTAGTTGTGAAAAAGATTATGGAAAGATTTGTCCTATAggatataaaataataaatgaacgaaacgaaaaaaataatgaacatatatttatatgtacaaatgaaaattggaaagattataaaaatggtaataattatttagTGAATACAACTAATTACATACAAAATAGAAATTTATGTCATgttatagaaatatataatagtatgcttttaaaaaaagaaatagaaaaaaaatgtaatgTTACATGGCCTTGTATTGATAAATGTGaagaaaatttttatcaaaCATGTCCATATAATTGGATTTTCAAAgataataaatgtattgccccatattattatgtacCTCCAAAAGGATGTTCCTATTCTTTTGATATTTTAAGTTTCAGCAATTTTGATAAATTCCTTTACTCCAATAAGTGTTTTGCTCCTTGGCCATGTAAGGACAACTGCCAACCTGATTGGACCAAGCCTTGTCCTCAAAACTGGACTCTGAAAAAGGTAAAGGATAAACTTTCAAATGTGACAATAAATGTGAGGAGTGATAATGAACATAGTATTGATATGGACAATAGTGTTGATACAGATGATAATGGTGACAATGAACATAGTATTGGTAGcgataataataatgatattggaaataattttgatcataataatagttattataattatcatagTGACgacaacaacaataataataataataataatatagatgaATTGAAGGATAAAACACATTCCACATTTATCTGTTTTCCTCCTAGTTCCTACAAAGGACCTTGCAATCAACCAAATGACTTAACAAATTTCACTTTCTTACAAAAACAAGATTTTTCATTCAGATGTAATGTTCAATGGTCATGTGGAAGTTCTTCACATTTTTCACGCCATTGGCAAACTGAACaaatatatgatgatattaattttaaaaaaaggaatactcttaaattttataattccTTTCATTCATCttcttatataaaatataaagatgccttcttttaa
- a CDS encoding putative splicing factor 3B subunit 3, whose amino-acid sequence MPVLYHLTLQKPTAITKTVYGNFSGPRFHEIIVAKGQVLELLRSDKQGKLNVIISKDIFGIIRSISTFRLTGSNKDYIVIGSDSGRLVILEYNNEKNDFVRVHCETYGKTGIRRIIPGEYIAVDPKGRALMICAVEKQKFVYILNRDNKENLTISSPLEAHKSHSICHDVVGLNVGFENPMFVSIEQNYESLDKQINEELENENDDEDKSDEERKNSNNDINDKHIIKDEKNNNFHLDYAKKVLCFWELDLGLNHVIKKHILPIDITAHLLIPLPGGQQGPSGVLICCENFIVYKKVDHEDIYCAYPRRLEIGQDKNISIICWTMHRIKKFFFILIQSEYGDLYKIEVDHEDGIVKEIVCKYFDTVPIANSISVLKSGSLFVAAEFGNHYFYQFSGIGDDNKQFMCTSNHPLGKNAIIAFKTNKLKNLYLVDQIYSLSPILDMKIIDAKNTHTPQIYTLCGRGPRSSLRILQHGLSIEELADNELPGKPKYIWTIKKDNLSEYDGYIVVSFEGSTLILEIGESVEEVSDTLLLNNVTTLHINILYDNSFIQVYDTGIRHINGKIVQEWVAPKNKQIKAASSNSSQIVISLSGGELIYFEIDESHTLVEIFRKNLNVEVLCLSIQQIPPNRVRANFLAVGCLDNVVRLLSIEKDKYFKQLSTHLLPNNSSPQDICISEMNDNGNTNKERNIIFLNIGLNTGVLLRSIIDPIAGTLSNHYSKYLGAKSIKICPVNVNKNPALLVLCEKTYLCYMHQGKFLYSPLNYDMLEYASSFYSPQCSDGYVAISSNSLRIFRFYRLGEVFSQNILHLTFTPRKIVPLPFPSLFYDHDSSLELERKKKIRMLAIIEADHNSYDENTQREIQKALKDIKLSDTEKRKENNYENNNMYPNGDVDNIDVNESSNINEEFNSNDNISLEHNHKKDVSDNNKNDTENAIETYENNTSLNESNDEENEDEYYYDRIGTFKAGQGKWGSCIKIINPVNLQILDKISLDMEEAALSVCACELEALHCLIVGTTTNLSLKTKTLTSASLRVYTYDIQYKLNLLHITPVEEQPYCFCSYNGKLIASIGNKLRIYALGKKKLLKKCEYKDIPEAIVSIKISGNRIFACDIRESVLIFFYDPNQNTLRLISDDIIPRWITCSEILDHHTIMAADKFDSVFILRVPEEAKQDEYGITNKCWYGGEIMNSSTKNRKLEHMMSFHIGEIVTSMQKVRLSPTSSECIIYSTIMGTIGAFIPYDNKEELELTQHLEIILRTEKPPLCGREHIFFRSYYHPVQNVVDGDLCEQFSSLPYDAQTKIANDLERTPEDILRKLEDIRNKIL is encoded by the exons atgcCAGTGTTGTATCATCTGACATTACAGAAGCCTACGGCTATTACCAAGACAGTTTATGGTAATTTTTCTGGTCCTCGATTTCATGAAATAATTGTAGCTAAAGGACAAGTACTAGAGTTACTAAGATCAGATAAACAAGGGAAATTAAATGTGATAATATCTAAAGATATTTTTGGTATTATAAGAAGTATATCTACCTTTCGATTAACAGGAAGTAATAAAGATTATATAGTTATTGGTAGTGACTCAGGTAGATTAGTAATAttagaatataataatgaaaaaaatgattttgTTAGAGTACATTGTGAAACATATGGAAAGACAGGTATCAGAAGAATAATCCCAGGAGAATATATTGCTGTTGATCCTAAAGGTAGAGCATTAATGATATGTGCTGTTGAAAAACAGaaatttgtatatattttaaatagagataataaagaaaatttaaCCATAAGTAGTCCTTTAGAAGCTCATAAATCACATTCAATTTGTCATGATGTTGTAGGTTTAAATGTAGGCTTTGAAAACCCTATGTTTGTATCTATTGAACAGAATTATGAATCTTTAgataaacaaataaatgaagaattagaaaatgaaaatgatgatgaagataaaAGTGATGAAGAAAGGaaaaatagtaataatgatataaatgataaacatataataaaggatgagaaaaataataattttcatttagATTATGCAAAAAAAGTTTTATGCTTTTGGGAATTAGATTTAGGTTTAAATcatgtaataaaaaaacatattttacCTATAGATATTACTGCTCATTTATTAATACCTTTACCTGGTGGTCAACAAGGACCAAGTGGTGTTTTAATTTGTTGTGAAAATTTTATagtttataaaaaagtagatcatgaagatatatattGTGCTTATCCAAGAAGATTAGAAATAGGAcaagataaaaatatttctataattTGTTGGACTATGCATAGAATaaagaaatttttttttatacttaTTCAATCCGAATATGGagatttatataaaatagaaGTAGACCATGAAGATGGAATTGTAAAAGAAATTgtatgtaaatattttgataCAGTACCTATAGCAAATTCAATATCTGTTTTAAAATCGGGATCATTATTTGTTGCTGCTGAATTTGGtaatcattatttttatcagTTCTCTGGAATTggtgatgataataaacAGTTCATGTGTACATCTAATCATCCATTAGGAAAAAATGCTATAATAGCATTTAAAACgaataaattaaaaaatcTTTATCTTGTTGATCAAATATATTCTCTTTCACCTATATTAgatatgaaaataattgATGCTAAAAATACACATACTCCACAAATATATACCTTATGTGGAAGAGGTCCTAGATCTTCTTTACGTATCTTACAGCATGGGTTAAGTATTGAAGAGCTAGCTGATAATGAATTACCTGGTAAACcgaaatatatatggacaataaaaaaagataatttAAGTGAATATGATGGATATATTGTAGTCAGTTTTGAAGGTAGTACTTTAATTCTAGAAATAGGTGAAAGTGTTGAAGAAGTATCAgatacattattattaaataatgtaactactttacatattaatatattatatgataattcGTTTATTCAAGTATATGATACAGGTATTAGACATATAAATGGTAAAATTGTACAAGAATGGGTAGCAccaaaaaataaacaaatcAAAGCTGCATCATCTAATAGTTCACAAATTGTTATATCTTTAAGTGGTGGAGaacttatttattttgaaatTGATGAATCACATACTTTAGTAGAaatatttagaaaaaatttaaatgtAGAAGTATTATGTTTATCTATACAACAAATACCACCAAATCGTGTAAGAGCTAACTTTTTAGCTGTAGGTTGTTTAGATAATGTTGTTAGATTATTATCTATagaaaaagataaatatttcaaacAATTATCTACACATTTATTACCGAATAATTCATCTCCACAAGATATTTGTATTTCTGAAATGAATGATAATGGAAATACTAATAAAGAAcgtaatattatttttttaaatattgGTTTGAATACAGGTGTATTATTAAGGAGTATTATTGATCCTATTGCTGGTACATTAAGTAATCATTATTCCAAATATTTAGGAGCCAaaagtataaaaatatgtcCTGTAAATGTAAACAAAAATCCAGCTCTTCTTGTACTTTGTgaaaaaacatatttatgttatatgCATCAAGGAAAATTCCTATATTCTCCATTAAATTATGATATGTTAGAATATGCTTCTTCTTTCTATTCACCACAATGTTCAGATGGTTATGTAGCTATATCATCTAATAGTTTGAGAATATTTCGATTTTATAGATTAGGTGAAGTTTTTAGTCAAAACATATTGCATTTGACTTTTACCCCACGAAAAATCGTACCATTGCCATTCCcttctttattttatgatCATGACTCATCACTAGAATTagaaagaaagaaaaaaatacGTATGTTAGCCATCATTGAGGCAGATCATAATTCGTATGATGAAAATACGCAAAGAGAAATACAAAAGGCTTTAAAGGATATAAAATTGAGTGATACAGAAAAGAGAAAAGAAAAcaattatgaaaataataatatgtatcCAAATGGTGATGTGGATAATATAGATGTAAACGAGTCTtcaaatattaatgaaGAATTTAATTCAAATGATAACATTTCTTTAGAACACAATCATAAAAAAGATGTATCAgacaataataaaaatgatacaGAAAATGCAATAGAGacatatgaaaataatacttcattaaatgaatcgaatgatgaagaaaatgaagatgagtattattatgataGAATAGGTACTTTTAAAGCTGGACAAGGAAAATGGGGTTCatgtataaaaattataaatccagtaaatttacaaatattaGATAAAATATCTTTAGATATGGAAGAAGCTGCATTAAGTGTATGTGCATGTGAATTAGAAGCTTTACATTGTCTTATTGTTGGTACAACAACAAATTTATcattaaaaacaaaaactCTTACATCAGCTTCATTAAGAGTATATACGTATGatatacaatataaattgaatttattacatataacACCTGTAGAAGAGCAACCATATTGTTTTTGCTCATACAATGGAAAATTAATTGCTTCCATTGGCAATAAATTAAGAATATATGCAttaggaaaaaaaaaattacttaaaaaatgtgaatataaagatatacCAGAAGCAATTGTATCTATCAAAATTTCTGGAAATCGTATCTTTGCATGTGACATCAGAGAATCTgtgttaatatttttttatgatcCAAATCAAAATACCTTGAGATTAATTTCGGATGACATTATTCCAAGATGGATAACCTGTTCTGAAATTCTTGATCATCATACGATTATGGCAGCGGATAAATTCGATTCGGTCTTTATTTTGAGG gTTCCGGAGGAGGCTAAACAAGACGAATATGgtataacaaataaatgTTGGTATGGTGGAGAAATAATGAACAGTTCAACTAAAAACAGAAAG CTGGAACATATGATGAGTTTTCATATTGGAGAAATAGTAACGTCCATGCAAAAAGTCAGATTATCTCCTACCAGCAGTGAATGTATAATTTATTCGACGATCATGGGTACAATAGGTGCTTTTATTCcatatgataataaagaagag CTTGAATTGACACAACATTTAGAAATAATTTTACGAACAGAAAAGCCCCCTTTATGTGGCAGAGAGCACATATTTTTTCGTTCGTACTATCATCCTGTTCAg AATGTTGTCGATGGAGATTTGTGTGAACAATTTTCAAGCTTGCCTTATGATGCGCAAACAAAAATTGCAAATGATTTGGAAAGAACTCCAGAAGATATTTTAAGAAAACTGGAAgatataagaaataaaatactttaa
- a CDS encoding hypothetical protein (conserved Plasmodium protein, unknown function) — MGRSSRNRSSNSRSRSSFLSRPGSRDMHRGNNTSAQNYSGSLGQQQSNKSGGFISNMMGTVASGMASGVGFGVAQRAVDSILGARHVEVSHVNNNVDNQQLNQAAAINSEKNNMYKCKPFADELNQCLLRHSDISLCQNYADSLKSCQQSM; from the exons atggGACGTTCTTCAAGAAATCGTTCAAGCAATTCAC GTTCAAGGTCTTCATTTCTTAGCAGACCAGGATCAAGAGATATGCATAGGGGAAACAATACCAGTGCTCAAAATTATTCAGGAAGTTTAGGACAACAACAAAGTAATAAGTCAGGAGGatttatatcaaatatGATGGGAACAGTAGCTAGTGGTATGGCCTCAGGTGTAGGATTTGGAGTAGCACAACGAGCAGTGGATTCCATATTAGGCGCAAGACATGTAGAAGTTTCCCAcgtaaataataatgttgATAATCAACAATTAAATCAAGCAGCGGCAATAAATagtgaaaaaaataatatgtataaatgTAAACCTTTTGCGGATGAGCTTAACCaa TGCTTATTGAGACATTCAGATATAAGTTTATGTCAAAATTATGCAGATTCCTTGAAATCTTGTCAACAATCtatgtaa
- a CDS encoding putative PIH1 domain-containing protein has protein sequence MRDIFSMYFDRDEKYIHFADQNSQAASNRNTNVIRIRPLKGYVIKTYEKNGDKVYINICFSRLIPDFHVKTFPHLQNEEGLRIPISIGEEKKKQDRKERKYGTYDVVLNSRVVFECLRNEKIKTVVAELVLEAVKNKYKLDICTSLFLFPNHKYKGNNPDVHYIKCDQQHNIREVVRDYNAIFPGKDSYAYKLMKHYMEKYKNIVQKNPIKRYGYLKEHPEAEALAKKLIVTKPQWDMWFIPTKILEDMKKGVKRFFIPYIRIFPLKGVINGLDFKCPNNKDDKEKNLVDPHKKRKILKSFFEEYNVELDDEFLKYQDIIKTVCVFQIPLYFFSFLKKKIAFDIDIYNNLLSEIIELWISDECLYIQFKNSPYFQDEKNPPYKSFSIRFPYYYDTSKAIAQFLYEFNLLNIIVPVSKLSSESDVFNDNEEDSDFSDKTFIQPDESSIISIL, from the exons atgaggGACATATTCTCTATGTACTTTGATCGCGACGAAAAGTATATCCACTTTGCTGATCAAAATTCACAAGCTGCATCTAACAGGAATACAAATGTCATAAGAATAAGGCCATTGAAAGGTTATGTTATAAAGACATATGAGAAAAATGGAGATAAGGTATATATCAATATCTGCTTCTCGAGGTTGATTCCAGATTTCCATGTAAAGACATTTCCACATTTACAAAATGAAGAAGGATTAAGGATACCTATAAGTATAGGtgaagaaaagaaaaaacaaGACAGAAAAGAAAGAAAGTACGGAACGTATGATGTAGTCCTAAATAGTAGAGTTGTTTTTGAATGCCTAAGAAAtgagaaaataaaaacagTAGTTGCTGAATTAGTTCTAGAGGCTGTCAAAAATAAGTACAAGTTAGATATATGTACTAGTTTGTTTCTTTTCCCCAATCACAAATATAAAG GCAATAATCCAGACGTTCATTACATAAAATGTGATCAACAACACAACATTAGAGAAGTTGTCCGGGACTATAATGCGATTTTTCCTGGTAAGGATTCATATGCTTATAAGCTCATGAAACATTATatggaaaaatataagaatatagTTCAAAAAAATCCTATTAAAAGATATGGATATCTTAAAGAACATCCTGAAGCAGAAGCTTTAGCAAAGAAGTTGATCGTCACGAAACCTCAATGGGATATGTGGTTTATTCctacaaaaatattagaaGATATGAAGAAAGGTGTGAAAAGATTTTTCATACCTTATATACGTATATTCCCATTGAAAGGTGTTATAAACGGTTTGGATTTTAAATGTccaaataataaagatgataaagaaaagaatTTGGTAGACCcacataaaaaaagaaagataTTAAAATCTTTCTTTGAAGAATATAATGTAGAATTAGATGATGAATTCTTAAAGTATCAGgatattattaaaacaGTGTGTGTTTTCCAGATACctctttattttttttcttttcttaagaaaaaaattgCATTTGATATtgacatatataataatttacTTTCTGAAATAATAGAGCTTTGGATTTCTGACgaatgtttatatatacaatttaagaa tTCTCCTTACTTCCAAGATGAAAAAAACCCACCTTACAAAAGTTTTTCTATACGTTTTCCATATTACTATGATACCTCTAAGGCTATTGCtcaatttttatatgaGTTTAATCTCTTAAACATTATAGTACCAGTAAGCAAGTTGAGTAGTGAATCCGATGTATTTAATGATAACGAAGAAGATAGTGATTTCAGCGATAAAACATTCATTCAACCTGATGAATCAAGtattatatctatattgtaa
- a CDS encoding hypothetical protein (conserved Plasmodium protein, unknown function), with protein MPNTNKDKNVRLERHSAGKTPAYGDSSVRAGTGKYNWGNSIDSTIAESKPIDEKDPMYDSEIEKINKYLKK; from the exons atgcCTAACAcaaataaagataaaaatgttCGTTTAGAAAGACATAGCGCAGGGAAGACACCTGCTTATGGAGATTCAAGTGTTCGTGCTGGCACTGGAAAATACAACTGGG GCAATTCAATAGACTCTACCATTGCAGAGAGTAAACCTATAGATGAAAAAGACCCAATGTATGATAGTgaaattgaaaaaattaacaaatatttgaagaaataa